The following are encoded together in the Candidatus Neomarinimicrobiota bacterium genome:
- a CDS encoding RNA-binding protein has product MNVYVSNLSHADISADLRTAFESHGKVASVTIITDEFDGKKRGFGIIEMPDETEASAAIRALNGSEVGGHLLKLSDRRNAPRRSGVSRRNPAKRTKPSDRRNGDRRK; this is encoded by the coding sequence ATGAATGTTTATGTAAGTAATCTATCCCATGCTGATATTAGCGCCGATTTGAGAACTGCTTTTGAATCTCACGGAAAGGTGGCTTCCGTAACAATAATAACTGATGAATTCGACGGCAAAAAAAGAGGTTTTGGTATTATAGAAATGCCGGATGAAACTGAAGCCAGCGCCGCAATCAGAGCATTAAATGGAAGTGAAGTGGGTGGACATCTTCTCAAACTAAGTGACAGACGAAACGCCCCCAGGCGGTCCGGAGTTAGCAGACGAAATCCTGCAAAACGCACAAAACCGTCTGATCGGCGCAATGGTGAT